In Periplaneta americana isolate PAMFEO1 chromosome 4, P.americana_PAMFEO1_priV1, whole genome shotgun sequence, one DNA window encodes the following:
- the LOC138698897 gene encoding uncharacterized protein produces the protein MKGFLSTLLVCLVASLATAIPQCDLGKQTVDKLDSKMFSGTWKAKYLMPVSFSQGKGRCWAVHFTPSGDGNFQARVSIKSPKSGKTISLMGSMKIVEDRILKATFNENPAATELAGLSGNYSVVAFDEGKGYLMIGGCPALNNNKPAVWVSYRQYPPSEDSLKASEAAIKETGLKLEDFDENCE, from the exons ATGAAGGGATTTCTGTCAACGCTGCTGGTTTGCCTCGTAGCCTCCTTGGCAACTGCTATCCCACAATGTGACCTGGGAAAGCAAACCGTCGATAAACTGGACAGTAAA ATGTTCAGCGGTACCTGGAAGGCAAAGTACTTGATGCCCGTAAGTTTCTCCCAAGGAAAGGGTCGGTGCTGGGCGGTGCATTTCACTCCATCTGGAGATGGAAATTTCCAAGCTAGAGTTTCTATAAAATCACCAAA GAGTGGTAAGACAATCAGCTTGATGGGTTCAATGAAAATCGTTGAAGATCGCATTCTGAAAGCAACGTTCAACGAAAACCCTGCTG CAACCGAGTTGGCCGGGTTGTCGGGCAATTACTCTGTCGTAGCTTTTGATGAAGGGAAAGGATATCTGATGATTGGTGGATGCCCGGCATTGAATAATAACAAAC CCGCGGTATGGGTCTCGTACAGGCAGTATCCCCCATCAGAAGACAGTCTGAAAGCTTCTGAAGC